The genomic DNA cactctgtatagctgtttcatgcgcagtctgttgcgcttgaggacacgatcaacagtagagaggctgacactgttgataccctcaaaatgtaaatggtcctcaatgatcttctgctgaatttcgctcagtttaatggcattgttctcacggaccatatcaacaattagggtctcttggtgtggggagaacatacctgtcctcccacccccatgtggcagtctttcaattctacaaaaagagaacatggagttacaaaaaatatacatggaatactaggcctacaaacagttagaccaaccctccattacaatactacagtacataggtacagtgatgtactgaaacatatatttacttacagtatactgtggtacagtatatagtatgtcataaagtaattgctgtcaacatttacatactgtactataatgtcaaaaaaaggtaattacctgttctcttctctaaatcttcggattatggtggacacagtgaatctactgatgtttggttgtaccctttgtccagcctccctcatgctcataccatggacaagaacatggtcaatcacagtagctctgatttcatcagatattactgttctttgtcttcgctgaccacctcgaccacctcgacctcctctcacacgaactcttcctctcagatttctatccattgtagggcctcacaaaccagtgctctctgaactggcttactgtatatgttccctcacatcattagccacaagtgtgatcaattttgagttgttgtgttcaagtggtgacacctgtgctctaattgtgtttgacttttgtcacctgtgctcaccattatgcagcacgggtgcatcacaatgaaaatgtgttagcaagttatgtctaaacaggtgaaaagtgcttatggttttgccaaaagagtgattgattcaatcagtgggttcaggcaactgagcatttggttcagacaatagggtttagtgttttagcaattgagaaaaactgtaatgcgCAGGTGAACCTTCTGGAATTGGTGGTGGTGAGAGGTCAAATGGCCAGCAAATGGCTGGTAGAAAGATATCCTTGATTATGAGTACATATTCTTTATCTGACATTGCCTCAAAGGTCAGACCAGGTACTTTAGAAAAAGCCTTTCCAGAGCCTCTCTGAAGTTTTGTTGTTGGCTATCTGTAGAATAAGCTCTTTGGCTGCGATGTTCAGCGCTATCCCGACCATCTGCTTTGGCTTTCAGGTGAATCGGCTTCACTCATGTCTGGTTTTCAAAGTGGTTACTAATGATGTTAGATTATTTTCTTTATGAAGCCAATGGTCTGGCATTTACCCAAAATTCTGGTCAATTGAGGAGCTGTCTGAAAAGCCCATCACAGTCCAACTGAGCCTCAAATGGCCTTTAAAATGGCCAAGGAGAGCTGGTTCTCTGTTCAATATTTGAACTTGGGAAAGATTGGAGGAAAAATAACACTTATTTTCAGAGGTTGTTTTTTGTAATCTTCTGAGTAACCAAGGGAACACAGGAGGATGATCAGAAATGCAATAAAAGGGCAGTGGGAGAGAGGCCTAGCGTTGTACGAACGAACCACCCTGATCTCTCAAGCTTACATTCTGTTTTGCTATCCATGTAGCGAAACAGACTGTAAGCTTGCGAGATCACGATGGTTCATACGAGGCTAAGAGAGGCCCACAAAGCCCAGCTAGCTGAGCCCCAGCACCCCCAGGCTGATTGATTACTTAGTTGGAGAAGAAAGAGGAATGATGGAGATCCTGAAGGAAGGTGCGATGGAGGAATGTTGGAGGAATATATTGAGGAAACCTGGGAGAACTTTGCTTTTGTAATGTATACTGTTGAATTGGAAGCTTGTCTCAACTCATGACAAAGGCTCTGACGTTCTATGACTTGGAGCATTAAGCGCTGTGGAGCCCCATACTATTGATAGCTTCTCTGGCTCTTACATTGAGACTAACTGGATACCAGAATGTTTCAAAGGATGTATCCATGTTTATCTGTGATTTGCATTCTGAGCCTGCCATGTTCTGTTCTGTATCATTCTGTGCTCCAGTGTCACAAGGCCTGTATAACCATCTACAGCAGCATGCAGAACAAAAGCCTGTCCCACTGGGTGTTCATCTCTGTGGTGACCATATTCTTCTGCCTTATCATTTACTCCCTAACTGGTGAGACTCATCCTTTCAATACTCCATCTGATAGCACCAAGTGATTGTAGTGAACACAGTGACTATActactgtacactcttagaaaaaagggtaccaaaaaggtactttggctgtccccatagtagaaccccctgtggaaaggtttctacctggaaccaaaaagggttctttaaaGGGTTTTCCTATAGATCGTCGTGGCCGTGCCtgcctgtggggaaaacaacctgtggttacctacagttgaagtcggaagtttacatacacttaggttggagtcattaaaactcgtttttcaaccactccacaaatttctttttaacaaactatagttttggcaagtcggttaagacatctactttgtgcatgacacaagatatttttccaacaattgacaGATTGTTATAATtcgctgtatcacaattccagtaggtcagaagtttacatacactaagttgactgtgcctctaaacagcttggaaaattccagaaaatgttgtcatggctttagaagcttctgataggctaattgacatcatttgaggcaattggaggtgtacctgtggatgtatttcaaggcctaccttcaaactcagtgcctctttgcttgacatcatgggaaaatcaaaagaaatcaaccaagacctcagaaaaataattgtagacctccacaagtctggttcatccttgggagcaatttccaaatgcctgaaagtaccacgttcatctgtacaaacaatggtacgcaagtataaacaccatgggaccacgtagccatcataccgctcaggaaggagacacgttctgtctcctagagatgaacgtactttgtgcaaatcaatcccagaacaacagcaaaggaccttgtgtagatgctggaggaaacaggtacaaaagtatctatatccacagtaaaacgagtcctatatcaacataacctgaaaggccgctcagcaaggaagaagccactgctccaaaaccgccttaaaaaagccagactacggtttgcaactgcacatggggacaaagatcgtactttttggagaaatgtcctctagtctgatgaaacaaaaatgtccaaatggacaatgaccccaagcatacttccaaagttgtggcaaaatggcttaagggcaacaaagtcaaggtattggagtggccatcacaaagccctgacctcaatcctatagaacatttgtgggcagaactgaaaaagcgtgtgcgagcaaggaggcctacaaacctgactcagttacaccggctctgtcaggaggaatgggcgaaaattcacccaacttattgtgggaagcatatggaaggctacccgaaacgtttgacccaagttaaacaatttaaaggcaatgctaccaaatactaattgagtgtatgtaaacttctgacccactgggaatgtgatgaaagaaataaaagcgtaggaaaacctgcaaaatcggcagtgtatcaaatacttgttctccccactgtagttagaTGTGTTAAGTGAattccatctgttctctacagTTGAGAAATAAGTACTTGATTTGAATTCTACTTGAGTAAAGTATAGCAGCTTTTCcagcatgtttttttatttttgtataaaaTAAATTCAACATCAAAGTTGGCTCTTTTACACAGGGGGTCAATGGGAAATAATctttgttttccccaatttgtgtGCGTGGTCGAGGAGAATTCCTTATTATTACgtgaacccttttaggttctagaaagCACCTTTTTTGTCTAAAAGTGTATGCAAAGTTGGTGTCTGAATGTATTTCCCCTCCCTTTCTGGTTCAGGTGTTTATGGATACCTGACATTTGGCAAGGATGTTGCAGCAGATATTCTGATGTCATACACAGGGGACGAtgtcctcatgatcattgcaagacTGCTCTTTGGGATCTCTATCATCACCATctaccccatcatcctcctgctTGGAAGGTAACATCATGGCATCATGGCTGGAGAGCATTGAATAATTGGCATTCAATAGACATAGCATTCATTAGCCATTCAATCAGAGCATATGAGCCGAAATAAATAACTTGTTAGTAAATTTGCCTGTTTGGCCCAGTGAGTCTCATTGCACAGTTTCTCTGACTTCCTGCACACAGGTCAGTGATTCAGGACCCACTGCTGAGTTTCCGTTGGTGCTTCCACGTGGTGACGGAGTCGTATGAGAACCGTAGCCACGTGGGGCTGACTAGAGCCTGGATCACCGTCACCCTCATTGCCATGTTCATCCCAGACATCAGCAAGGTTATCAGTGTCATCGGGGGAATAAGTGCATTTTCCATCTTCATTTTCCCAGGTGGGCATATTCTCCCTCTTTCACACCACTCTCTCCCACATGGTTGCATGTCTATGCTTGCTTGCTCTGCAGGACtacactgtgtgcacaattattaggcaagttgtatgtttgaggattaattttattattgaacaactacagtgctctcggtcaatccaaaatgttaataaacctcaaacctgaatatttaagaaagtaaaagtgaggttttggctttctttggagaatatctatgtgtgcacaattattgggCAACTATTAGTGTGCATAATTATTATGCAACTAAATGAAAAACGAAACGTTTTATTTTCATCTGTTAAAGTgagaataataaacaaacaaacaactcaacatttacaaataaacatttgacataaaataaaataaatcagtgACCAACATAGCCACCCTTCTTTTCAATAACAGTCATAAGCCTTCCATCCATGGAGTCTGTCAGTTTCTTGATCTGTTGACGATCAACTTTTTGTGCAGCAGCAACCACAGCCTCCCAGACACTGGTCAGAGAGGTGTACTGTTTTCCTTCACCGTAAATCGGCCGTTTAAGAAGGGAACACAAgttctcaatagggtttaggtcaggTGAGGAAGGGGGCCAAGTCATTATTCTTTCATCTTTATGGCCTTTACTGGCTAGCCATGCAGTGGAGTACTTCGATGCATGCGATGGAGCATTGTCCTGCATTGAAAGATGCAGACTTTTTCCTGTATCACTGCTTGAAGAAAGTGTCTTCTAAAAACTGGCAGTAGGTTTGGAAGTTGAGTTTGAGTCCATCTTCAACCTGGAAAGGTCCTACTAGCTCATCTTTAATAATACCGGCCAATACCAGT from Coregonus clupeaformis isolate EN_2021a chromosome 11, ASM2061545v1, whole genome shotgun sequence includes the following:
- the LOC121577463 gene encoding putative sodium-coupled neutral amino acid transporter 8 produces the protein MRRISSLAAMFSAIPTICFGFQCHKACITIYSSMQNKSLSHWVFISVVTIFFCLIIYSLTGVYGYLTFGKDVAADILMSYTGDDVLMIIARLLFGISIITIYPIILLLGRSVIQDPLLSFRWCFHVVTESYENRSHVGLTRAWITVTLIAMFIPDISKVISVIGGISAFSIFIFPGGVCLVFAMQSETVSLKTRVVLTTWGIITLICGAFIFGQSTTIAIMQLLTKI